From the Bacteroidales bacterium genome, one window contains:
- a CDS encoding 3-phosphoshikimate 1-carboxyvinyltransferase: MDIKVTAPPIVRGDIGLPYSKSISNRVLLLNKLSKSKVLPENIAVCDDSEMMRSALSVTSGEVNTGAAGTATRFSLAYLSMTPGEYQLTGSVRMKQRPIKILVEALRKIGAEIEYAEREGYLPLNIKGKELEGGEVELSGSVSSQYISALLMIAPYTKRGVKLTLTGNIVSLPYIKMTLSLMSLYGVEARMAGNQIDIPTGRYNPLSYRVEADWSAASYWYGFVALANDADIVLEGLDNVSIQGDSKVVSLFTPLGVATEYNDGYVVLRKCNMVKKTYEVDLTDTPDLAQTLVVVAAMKGVLFKISGLQSLRIKETDRIAALVKEMRKLGYILDDSEEGTLKWTGDRCSQEEDVEIDTYDDHRMAMSFSIASYLYPGIKIKSSEVVTKSYPKFWEDLSKVGFSIE; the protein is encoded by the coding sequence ATGGATATAAAAGTTACAGCACCCCCAATAGTTAGAGGAGACATAGGTCTGCCCTATTCAAAAAGTATAAGCAATAGAGTGTTGTTGTTAAATAAATTATCAAAGAGTAAGGTCTTGCCCGAGAATATCGCTGTTTGCGATGACTCGGAGATGATGCGTAGTGCCCTTTCGGTAACTTCAGGAGAGGTAAATACCGGTGCGGCAGGAACAGCAACGCGTTTCTCGTTGGCATATCTCTCAATGACACCGGGCGAGTATCAACTTACCGGCTCTGTGAGAATGAAACAACGCCCTATTAAAATATTGGTAGAGGCTTTGCGAAAAATAGGTGCAGAGATAGAGTATGCTGAACGTGAGGGATATTTGCCTTTAAACATCAAGGGAAAAGAGTTAGAGGGTGGAGAAGTGGAGCTATCGGGTAGTGTAAGTTCGCAATATATATCTGCCTTGTTGATGATTGCTCCATATACCAAAAGAGGAGTAAAACTAACTCTGACCGGGAATATAGTATCGTTACCCTACATAAAAATGACACTATCGCTAATGTCGTTGTATGGGGTAGAGGCTCGAATGGCGGGAAATCAAATAGATATCCCAACAGGCAGATACAATCCATTATCCTATCGTGTTGAGGCAGATTGGTCGGCAGCATCATATTGGTATGGATTTGTGGCGTTAGCAAACGATGCAGATATTGTTCTTGAAGGATTGGATAACGTAAGTATTCAAGGCGATTCAAAGGTTGTGTCGCTATTTACTCCGTTGGGAGTAGCAACAGAGTATAACGATGGCTATGTTGTATTAAGAAAATGCAATATGGTTAAGAAAACATACGAAGTTGATTTAACCGATACTCCCGATTTGGCACAGACCTTAGTTGTTGTTGCTGCAATGAAAGGAGTCTTATTTAAAATTTCAGGACTTCAATCGTTGAGAATAAAGGAGACCGACAGAATTGCTGCCTTGGTAAAAGAGATGCGTAAATTAGGTTACATTTTAGATGATTCAGAAGAGGGTACTTTAAAATGGACAGGTGATAGATGCTCTCAAGAAGAGGATGTAGAGATTGATACATACGATGATCATCGTATGGCTATGTCGTTCTCAATTGCATCATATCTATATCCCGGTATAAAGATAAAATCATCAGAGGTGGTAACAAAGTCATATCCAAAATTCTGGGAAGATTTATCAAAAGTAGGATTTAGTATTGAGTAA